Proteins found in one Panicum hallii strain FIL2 chromosome 4, PHallii_v3.1, whole genome shotgun sequence genomic segment:
- the LOC112889225 gene encoding probable protein phosphatase 2C 60: MLVTLMNLLRACWRPSSNRHARTGSDAAGRQDGLLWYKDTGQHVNGEFSMAVVQANNLLEDQCQIESGPLSFLDSGPYGTFVGVYDGHGGPETACYINDHLFQNLKRFASEQNSMSADVLKKAYEATEDGFFSVVTKQWPVKPQIAAVGSCCLVGVICGGMLYVANVGDSRVVLGRHVKATGEVLAVQLSAEHNVSIESVRKELQSMHPDDRHIVVLKHNVWRVKGLIQVCRSIGDAYLKKQEFNREPLYAKFRLREPFHKPILSSEPSICVQPLQPHDQFLIFASDGLWEHLTNQEAVDIVCSSPRNGCARKLIRAALQAAAKKREMRYSDLKKIDRGVRRHFHDDITVIVVFLDSSLVSRASTNRGPALSLRGGGASMRSNASMRSNTLTPT; the protein is encoded by the exons ATGCTAGTGACATTGATGAACTTGTTGCGGGCGTGCTGGCGACCGTCATCAAACCGGCATGCCCGAACAGGCTCAGATGCTGCCGGTAGGCAGGATGGACTTCTATGGTACAAGGATACCGGGCAGCATGTCAATGGGGAATTCTCCATGGCTGTTGTCCAAGCCAATAACTTACTTGAGGACCAATGTCAGATTGAGTCGGGTCCATTGAGCTTTCTAGATTCTGGACCGTATGGCACTTTTGTTGGCGTTTACGATGGACATGGTGGTCCAGAGACGGCTTGCTACATCAACGATCATCTCTTCCAGAATCTGAAAA GGTTTGCATCTGAGCAGAATTCAATGTCTGCTGATGTCCTGAAGAAAGCATATGAAGCTACAGAAGATGGATTCTTCTCTGTTGTTACCAAACAGTGGCCTGTAAAGCCTCAGATAGCGGCTGTGGGCTCATGCTGCCTTGTCGGTGTAATTTGTGGTGGCATGCTTTATGTTGCCAACGTTGGGGATTCCCGTGTTGTTTTAGGAAGACATGTTAAGGCCACTGGAGAAGTTTTGGCTGTCCAACTGTCAGCGGAGCATAACGTAAGTATTGAGTCAGTGAGAAAGGAACTGCAGTCAATGCACCCGGATGATAGGCATATTGTTGTTCTCAAGCACAATGTTTGGCGTGTAAAAGGACTAATTCAG GTCTGCAGATCAATCGGTGATGCTTATCTGAAAAAGCAAGAGTTCAACAGGGAGCCTCTATACGCAAAATTTCGCCTCCGCGAACCTTTTCACAAGCCTATACTAAGTTCAGAACCATCAATCTGTGTGCAACCACTACAACCACATGATCAGTTTCTCATATTTGCATCTGATGGTCTTTGGGAGCACTTAACCAACCAAGAGGCTGTTGATATTGTTTGCAGTAGCCCACGCAAT GGCTGCGCTAGGAAGTTGATAAGAGCGGCACTGCAAGCAGCAGCCAAGAAAAGAGAGATGAGGTACTCGGACCTCAAGAAGATTGATCGGGGTGTTCGCCGCCACTTCCACGACGACATAACAGTCATAGTAGTGTTCCTTGACTCCAGCCTCGTAAGCAGGGCGAGCACGAACCGAGGTCCCGCTCTTTCCCTGCGAGGTGGCGGCGCCAGCATGCGCAGTAACGCCAGCATGCGCAGTAACACGCTCACACCAACGTGA
- the LOC112889318 gene encoding NEP1-interacting protein-like 1: protein MDPSGAFLQPQPQQGSSFSFPRSSSNVSLSSLARSGSGGSAGRGRGATRGRRMMRRVCRGVITFIFAIAGLFLGAVTGGLIGLATESGLFRGTGIGAITGALVSIEVVDSSIRLWQARRSGIWSILYVLNVIYSLLTGRLVREKVDPAVQRVVRSQMNAVDSSPFRESPDLFEVEATNGMPRASIDKLPESWITEEYKRDAVGDLSGCSVCLQDFQVGEKVRSLPDCWHVFHVPCIDGWLIKHGSCPLCRRKL, encoded by the exons ATGGATCCGTCGGGCGCGTTcctgcagccgcagccgcagcaagGGAGCTCCTTCTCCTTCCCGCGGAGCTCCAGCAACGTCTCCCTGTCGTCGCTGGCcaggagcggcagcggcgggagcgccgggcgcgggaggggcgcCACCAGGGGCAGGAGGATGATGCGCAGGGTCTGCCGCGGCGTCATCACCTTCATCTTCGCCATCG CTGGTCTGTTCCTGGGAGCGGTGACCGGCGGCCTGATCGGGCTGGCCACGGAGAGCGGCCTGTTCCGCGGCACCGGCATCGGCGCCATCACCGGCGCACTCGTCTCCATCGAGGTCGTCGACTCCTCCATCCGGCTGTGGCAGGCCCGCCGCTCTGGGATCTGGAGCATCCTCTATGTG CTGAACGTGATCTACAGCCTCCTGACCGGCAGGCTCGTCCGCGAGAAGGTCGACCCGGCGGTGCAGCGGGTGGTCCGGAGCCAG ATGAACGCGGTGGACTCGTCACCGTTCAGGGAGTCGCCGGACCTGTTTGAGGTGGAGGCCACCAACGGCATGCCGCGGGCGTCCATCGACAAGCTCCCCGAGTCCTGGATCACCGAGGAGTACAAGCGCGACGCCGTCGGCGACCTCTCCGGCTGCTCGGTCTGCCTCCAG GATTTCCAGGTTGGGGAGAAGGTGCGGAGCCTGCCGGACTGCTGGCACGTGTTCCACGTGCCGTGCATCGACGGCTGGCTGATCAAGCACGGGTCCTGCCCTCTCTGCAGGAGGAAGCTCTAG
- the LOC112889317 gene encoding RNA pseudouridine synthase 2, chloroplastic, which produces MAAATAPPPPAIAATFSALLRRHAVRTCRIRPFYARCVASNARAEAAEPECRSGGRGGTRLEEAVPAGEGRSRIDAWISARLGGGGVSRARVQASIRAGLVAVNGRPVSKVSHMVKGGDLVSCTVSELQPLRAEAEDIPLDIAYEDDHVLVVNKPAHMVVHPAPGNANGTLVNAILHHCRISTFTCLARNSSGDECPDSSDDDIDVFDVDQFATEDVSSEVRDALVRPGIVHRLDKGTSGLLVVAKDEHSHAQLAEQFKLHTIRRVYISLTCGVPHPNSGRIEASIARDPNNRIRMVAIAGSGHRYARNAASRYKVREVFAGGGSALVEWRLETGRTHQIRAHAKYLGIPLLGDETYGGTKSMALSLLRPRTPSKYHSALSDLISKVDRPCLHAALLGFKHPHSGKILEFSCPPPDDFTEVLGELRRVTSGD; this is translated from the exons ATGGCCGCTGCGacggcgccgcccccgccggcgatcgccgccACCTTCTCGGCCCTCCTACGCCGCCACGCCGTCCGTACCTGCAGAATCCGACCCTTCTACGCGAGATGCGTCGCGTCCAACGCGAGAGCCGAGGCGGCGGAGCCGGAGTGCCGGAGTGGAGGCCGCGGCGGGACCCGCCTGGAGGAGGCCGTGCCCGCCGGGGAGGGGCGCTCGCGGATCGACGCCTGGATATCGGCGCGGTTGGGCGGCGGGGGTGTgagccgcgcgcgcgtgcaggcCAGCATCCGCGCGGGACTCGTCGCCGTCAATGGCCGCCCGGTCTCCAAG GTTTCACATATGGTGAAGGGTGGGGATCTGGTCAGTTGCACAGTGTCAGAGTTACAGCCACTgagggcagaggcagaggacaTCCCGCTAGACATTGCTTACGAAGATGACCATGTTCTTGTTGTGAACAAACCAGCTCATATGGTTGTTCACCCTGCGCCAGGAAATGCAAATGGCACCTTGGTCAATGCTATACTTCACCACTGCAGGATTTCCACGTTTACATGTTTGGCACGCAATTCATCTGGTGATGAATGCCCAGATTCTTCAGATGACGACATTGATGTATTTGATGTTGATCAATTTGCTACGGAAGATGTTAGTTCCGAAGTGCGGGATGCTCTTGTGCGCCCAGGTATTGTGCACAGGCTTGATAAGGGGACAAGTGGACTTCTTGTTGTTGCTAAG GATGAGCATTCTCATGCTCAATTAGCCGAACAGTTCAAGCTGCACACGATTCGTAGAGTGTACATCAGTCTTACTTGTGGCGTACCTCATCCAAATTCTGGCAGGATTGAAGCATCTATTGCACGTGATCCTAACAATAGGATTCGTATGGTTGCTATTGCTGGCTCAGGCCACAGATATGCACGTAATGCTGCTAGTAG GTACAAAGTAAGAGAGGTCTTTGCTGGTGGTGGATCCGCACTAGTAGAGTGGAGACTGGAGACAGGACGCACTCACCAG ATCCGTGCGCATGCGAAGTATCTAGGGATCCCACTTCTTGGTGATGAAACGTATGGCGGTACCAAAAGCATGGCACTGTCACTTTTGAGACCAAGAACCCCTTCAAAATATCATAGTGCACTTTCGGATCTGATATCTAAAGTAGACAGGCCATGCCTTCATGCTGCATTGCTTGG ATTCAAGCATCCACATTCAGGAAAGATCCTTGAATTCTCATGCCCCCCACCAGATGATTTTACTGAGGTACTTGGTGAATTGCGACGTGTAACATCTGGTGACTAA
- the LOC112889607 gene encoding uncharacterized protein LOC112889607, translating to MEGQANAAKASLGPRVKANLVLGAESFAISSESGILSEQLAMMKEKSMVILKEYITKHNAPNDVPDESIEGESDEEGEALLKNPPKKSKKQK from the coding sequence ATGGAAGGCCAAGCAAACGCTGCAAAGGCTAGTCTTGGTCCAAGAGTGAAGGCTAACCTGGTTCTTGGAGCAGAATCATTTGCTATCAGCTCCGAGTCAGGTATCCTGTCCGAGCAGCTGGCCATGATGAAGGAGAAGAGCATGGTGATTCTCAAGGAATACATCACCAAGCACAATGCTCCAAACGATGTCCCTGATGAGTCCATTGAGGGTGAATCTGATGAAGAGGGTGAAGCACTACTCAAGAACCCCCCGAAGAAATCTAAGAAGCAGAAGTGA